A window of the Streptomyces sp. NBC_01351 genome harbors these coding sequences:
- a CDS encoding APC family permease, producing the protein MSIGTTSGSPETPAAPQVQRLKANSVGLVGVVFMAVATAAPITAMTGNLPIAVGFGNGTGAPAGYLFATVVLTVFAVGYVAMAKRITAAGAFYGYISHGLGRIAGMASGMLAVLAYIVFEASIVGVFSYFTKTTVKDQLGIDLPWIVYAAGMLAVTAALAHFDINLTAKALGVMLIAEIAVLFAVATAVLIAGGGPEGIPLEPINPTNAFTGTSAGLGLFFAFWSWVGFESTAMYGEESRDPKRVIPKATLISVVGVGLFYIYVSWMTIAGNGMAKSVELSASTSPLDLFFVPTQTFIGAWAVDAFQWLLLTGSFACGMAFHQCAARYLYAIGREGFLSPKLGHTHPKHGSPYVASVVQTAIATALVVGFWATGQDPYLHLYTLLAILGTMAILIVQTLCSFAVIGYFRKNHPEDRHWFKTFTAPLLGGIGMIAVVVLLVLNMETAAGSAAGSLFFKLIPWIVGGVFLGGLGLGFWLKAKAPARYEIIGRIVLEDAAERPGDTKGQPSLTVLSGQGETSSDSTSANV; encoded by the coding sequence ATGAGCATAGGCACGACCAGCGGGTCACCCGAGACACCCGCGGCCCCGCAGGTGCAGCGACTCAAGGCCAACTCGGTCGGGCTGGTCGGCGTCGTCTTCATGGCCGTCGCCACCGCCGCCCCGATCACGGCGATGACGGGCAACCTCCCCATCGCCGTCGGCTTCGGCAACGGCACCGGAGCCCCGGCCGGCTACCTCTTCGCCACCGTCGTGCTGACGGTCTTCGCGGTCGGCTACGTGGCCATGGCGAAGCGGATCACCGCCGCCGGAGCCTTCTACGGATACATCTCGCACGGCCTCGGCCGGATCGCCGGCATGGCCTCCGGCATGCTCGCCGTCCTCGCCTACATCGTCTTCGAGGCCTCGATCGTCGGGGTGTTCTCCTACTTCACGAAGACCACCGTCAAGGACCAGCTCGGCATCGACCTGCCGTGGATCGTCTACGCGGCCGGCATGCTGGCCGTCACGGCGGCCCTCGCGCACTTCGACATCAACCTGACCGCCAAGGCGCTCGGCGTGATGCTCATCGCCGAGATCGCCGTGCTGTTCGCCGTGGCCACCGCCGTCCTGATCGCCGGCGGCGGCCCCGAGGGGATCCCACTCGAACCGATCAACCCCACGAACGCCTTCACCGGAACCTCCGCCGGACTCGGCCTCTTCTTCGCCTTCTGGTCCTGGGTCGGCTTCGAGTCCACCGCCATGTACGGGGAGGAGTCCCGCGACCCGAAGCGGGTCATCCCCAAGGCCACCCTCATCTCCGTCGTCGGCGTCGGCCTCTTCTACATCTACGTCTCCTGGATGACCATCGCGGGCAACGGCATGGCCAAGTCCGTCGAACTGTCCGCCTCCACCAGCCCCCTCGACCTCTTCTTCGTCCCCACCCAGACCTTCATCGGCGCCTGGGCCGTCGACGCCTTCCAATGGCTGCTGCTCACCGGCTCCTTCGCCTGCGGCATGGCCTTCCACCAGTGCGCCGCCCGCTACCTCTACGCCATCGGCCGCGAGGGCTTCCTGTCGCCGAAGCTCGGCCACACCCACCCCAAGCACGGGTCCCCGTACGTGGCCTCGGTGGTGCAGACCGCCATCGCCACCGCCCTCGTCGTCGGCTTCTGGGCCACCGGGCAGGACCCGTACCTGCACCTCTACACACTGCTCGCGATCCTCGGCACGATGGCGATCCTGATCGTCCAGACGTTGTGCTCCTTCGCCGTCATCGGCTACTTCCGCAAGAACCACCCGGAGGACCGGCACTGGTTCAAGACCTTCACCGCCCCGCTCCTCGGCGGCATCGGCATGATCGCCGTCGTGGTCCTGCTGGTCCTCAACATGGAGACCGCGGCGGGCAGCGCCGCCGGATCCCTCTTCTTCAAGCTGATCCCGTGGATCGTCGGCGGCGTCTTCCTCGGCGGCCTCGGCCTCGGCTTCTGGCTCAAGGCGAAGGCCCCCGCGCGCTACGAGATCATCGGCCGGATCGTCCTGGAGGACGCCGCCGAGCGCCCCGGCGACACCAAGGGCCAGCCGAGCCTCACCGTCCTCTCCGGTCAGGGCGAGACCTCGTCCGACTCCACTTCCGCGAACGTCTGA
- a CDS encoding flavin monoamine oxidase family protein yields the protein MARTPLMHALRRIAAEHAAADRLDMPAAEVRGSTRRELLGRAAALGLGTALAGSLAPSAYAVESAPDKQPVTPARVAVIGAGISGLTAALTLKDAGVNCTLYEANPGRVGGRMWTQRGHWAYGQTSEIGGELIDTSHKKILELCRRFNLPVEDFLGGGPNGAEEVLWFNGEYYPRHQADEDFKAVYQSLRRDLSEAGEVTWNTTTATGTALDNMTIYEWIETRVPGGHGSQLGRFIDVAYNVEYGAETDQQSALALVLLMGYQTNPGNFNVWGLSNERYHITGGNDRLPNAIAAALPAGSIVMGRELVAVRANADGTQTLTFNDSGSVRTAVADHTILCLPLPILQRIDTSQAGFDPLMRNLLRDARMGYCTKLNMQFTARPWRGTGPWPGVSAGDCFTDSEVQQTWDTTKVQPGTGGILLQYGGGTLAGGIAPASPFATEADPYVRTLAGRMLTGIDAFYPGTKAVWNGKAQISAWHRNPYALGAYSYWPTGYLHRYAKYEGTAQGNVHIGGEHCSYDFQGFMEGGATEGERAAREVITALTG from the coding sequence ATGGCCCGTACCCCGCTCATGCACGCCCTGCGGCGGATCGCCGCCGAGCACGCCGCCGCCGACCGCCTCGACATGCCCGCCGCCGAGGTCCGCGGATCCACCCGCCGCGAACTCCTCGGCCGCGCCGCCGCCCTGGGTCTCGGCACCGCCCTCGCCGGCTCCCTCGCCCCGTCCGCGTACGCCGTCGAGAGCGCCCCGGACAAGCAGCCCGTCACCCCCGCCCGCGTCGCCGTGATCGGCGCCGGCATCTCCGGCCTGACCGCCGCCCTCACCCTCAAGGACGCGGGCGTCAACTGCACCCTCTACGAGGCCAACCCGGGCCGCGTCGGCGGTCGCATGTGGACCCAGCGCGGCCACTGGGCGTACGGACAGACCTCCGAGATCGGCGGCGAGCTGATCGACACCAGCCACAAGAAGATCCTGGAACTCTGCCGCCGCTTCAACCTGCCCGTCGAGGACTTCCTCGGCGGCGGCCCCAACGGGGCCGAGGAGGTGCTCTGGTTCAACGGGGAGTACTACCCCCGCCACCAGGCCGACGAGGACTTCAAGGCCGTCTACCAGTCCCTGCGCCGGGACCTCTCGGAGGCCGGGGAAGTCACCTGGAACACCACCACCGCCACCGGCACCGCCCTCGACAACATGACCATTTACGAGTGGATCGAGACCCGCGTCCCCGGCGGCCACGGCTCGCAGCTCGGCCGTTTCATCGACGTGGCCTACAACGTCGAGTACGGCGCCGAAACCGACCAGCAGTCCGCCCTCGCCCTGGTCCTGCTGATGGGCTACCAGACGAACCCCGGGAACTTCAACGTCTGGGGCCTGTCCAACGAGCGCTACCACATCACCGGTGGCAACGACCGGCTCCCGAACGCCATCGCCGCCGCCCTGCCCGCCGGTTCGATCGTGATGGGCCGCGAGCTGGTCGCCGTACGGGCCAACGCCGACGGTACCCAGACCCTCACCTTCAACGACTCCGGCTCCGTGCGCACCGCCGTCGCCGACCACACCATCCTGTGCCTGCCGCTGCCGATCCTCCAGCGCATCGACACTTCTCAGGCCGGCTTCGACCCGCTCATGCGCAACCTGCTGCGCGACGCCCGCATGGGCTACTGCACCAAGCTCAACATGCAGTTCACCGCCCGCCCCTGGCGCGGCACCGGCCCCTGGCCCGGCGTCTCCGCCGGCGACTGCTTCACCGACTCCGAGGTCCAGCAGACCTGGGACACCACCAAGGTCCAGCCCGGCACCGGAGGCATCCTCCTCCAGTACGGCGGCGGCACCCTCGCCGGCGGGATCGCCCCCGCGAGCCCCTTCGCCACCGAGGCCGACCCGTACGTGCGCACCCTCGCCGGCCGCATGCTGACCGGCATCGACGCCTTCTACCCGGGCACCAAGGCCGTCTGGAACGGCAAGGCCCAGATCTCCGCCTGGCACCGCAACCCGTACGCGCTCGGCGCGTACTCGTACTGGCCCACCGGCTACCTGCACCGCTACGCCAAGTACGAGGGCACCGCGCAGGGCAACGTCCACATCGGCGGCGAGCACTGCAGCTACGACTTCCAGGGCTTCATGGAAGGCGGCGCCACCGAGGGCGAGCGGGCGGCCCGGGAGGTGATCACCGCCCTCACCGGCTGA
- a CDS encoding FAD-binding oxidoreductase — protein sequence MAPLSKAGAALTALREDLSGDVFAPDDPGYDEARRIFNAMIDRRPAVIAQCASATDVVTAVRFARDLDLKIAVRGGGHSVAGMSLNDGGLVVDLRRMHEVTVHPAARAAHIAGGATMSHLDRACEPFGLATTGGRASTTGVGGFVLGGGSGWLDRKFGLAVDNLLGAEVVTAEGELVHATAEDHPELFWGLHGGGGNFGIATSLTLRLHELPAMSIAFLLYLPERGPEVVRTYRDVIESGPPEASGAAIYLTGPPEEFVPPHLVGLLLCGALLTYAGPEEELRRLAAPLLAIPHEAEMVMPIPYAELQCMLDDPPNMRNYWSAEYLTGVPDDFVDVFCARADSMPVPTGTQHLVWPQGGAVASGPADYPVSYRGAPWAVHPFGIWEDEADDERCRQWVKDVRADAQPWSTGAVYLNFTGDEGPDRVVAGLGEANMARLAALKRQYDPDNVFRFNHNIQPT from the coding sequence ATGGCTCCCCTCTCGAAGGCGGGCGCGGCCCTGACCGCGCTCCGCGAGGATCTGTCCGGTGACGTGTTCGCTCCGGACGATCCGGGGTACGACGAGGCCCGCAGGATCTTCAACGCGATGATCGACCGCAGGCCCGCGGTCATCGCCCAATGCGCGAGCGCGACGGACGTGGTGACGGCCGTGCGGTTCGCCCGGGATCTGGACCTGAAGATCGCGGTGCGCGGCGGCGGGCACAGCGTGGCCGGCATGTCGCTGAACGACGGCGGCCTGGTCGTGGACCTGCGCCGGATGCACGAGGTGACGGTCCATCCGGCGGCGCGGGCGGCGCACATCGCGGGCGGGGCCACGATGAGCCACCTGGACCGGGCCTGCGAGCCGTTCGGCCTGGCGACGACCGGCGGCCGCGCCTCCACCACGGGGGTCGGCGGCTTCGTGCTGGGCGGCGGCAGCGGCTGGCTGGACCGGAAGTTCGGCCTGGCGGTGGACAACCTGCTGGGCGCGGAAGTGGTCACCGCCGAGGGCGAGCTGGTCCACGCGACCGCGGAGGACCATCCGGAGCTGTTCTGGGGGCTGCACGGCGGCGGCGGGAACTTCGGCATCGCGACCTCGCTGACCCTGCGGCTGCACGAGCTGCCGGCCATGTCGATCGCGTTCCTGCTGTACCTGCCGGAGCGCGGGCCCGAGGTGGTCCGTACGTACCGGGACGTCATCGAGTCCGGGCCGCCCGAGGCGAGCGGCGCGGCCATCTATCTGACGGGCCCGCCCGAGGAGTTCGTGCCGCCGCACCTGGTGGGGCTGCTGCTGTGCGGCGCGCTGCTGACGTACGCGGGCCCCGAGGAGGAGTTGCGCCGGCTGGCCGCGCCGCTGCTGGCGATCCCGCACGAGGCGGAGATGGTCATGCCCATCCCCTACGCGGAGTTGCAGTGCATGCTCGACGATCCGCCGAACATGCGGAACTACTGGTCGGCGGAGTACCTCACGGGCGTCCCCGACGATTTCGTGGACGTGTTCTGCGCCCGCGCCGACTCGATGCCGGTGCCGACGGGCACCCAGCACCTGGTCTGGCCGCAGGGCGGCGCGGTCGCCTCCGGCCCGGCCGACTACCCGGTGTCGTACCGCGGCGCGCCCTGGGCGGTGCACCCGTTCGGGATCTGGGAGGACGAGGCCGACGACGAGCGGTGCCGGCAGTGGGTCAAGGACGTCCGCGCCGATGCCCAGCCGTGGAGCACCGGCGCGGTCTACCTCAACTTCACGGGCGACGAGGGCCCGGACCGGGTGGTCGCGGGCCTCGGCGAGGCGAACATGGCACGGCTGGCGGCGCTGAAGCGGCAGTACGACCCGGACAACGTCTTCCGCTTCAACCACAACATCCAGCCGACCTGA
- a CDS encoding glycoside hydrolase family 15 protein — MQTAALVCRDGAVDWLCLPRFDSHAVFASILGTEDHGFWRIGPAFQAGTEAPRATRRRYRGDSLVLESEWDTPRGTVRVIDFMPPREDHAPQLIRIVEGVTGRVPMRSALRMRFSYGRVVPWVHKVDGRTVAVAGPDSVWLDTEAQTYGKDLTTYSDFTVRPGERMAFSISWQPSHKGAPEAPDAEAALESTAEFWRDWVDQCTYHGPYREAVVRSLITLKALTYGPTGGIVAAPTTSLPEEIGGVRNWDYRYTWLRDAAITLSSLLRTGYREEARAWREWLLRAVAGDPENLQIMYGIAGERELGETELEWLPGYENSRPVRVGNGAAGQLQLDVYGEVTEALHLGHMTGLARSDYASLLQLKLIRYLETHWDQPDEGIWEVRGPRRHFVHSKVMAWVAVDRTIKLIESGDADGPLERWRELRDEIHQDVCEKGYDKERNTFTQSYGSQELDASLLLIPQMGFLPPDDKRVIGTIEAIQRELSTPDGFILRYPTAGEEAGVDGLEGDEGAFLACSFWMADDLAMIGRVDEARRLFERLLSLRNDLGLLAEEWDPRLQRQVGNFPQAFSHVPLIDTALRLTASGAYGG, encoded by the coding sequence ATGCAGACCGCGGCGCTGGTCTGCCGGGACGGGGCGGTGGATTGGTTGTGCCTGCCACGTTTCGACTCCCACGCCGTGTTCGCGAGCATTCTCGGCACCGAGGATCACGGTTTCTGGCGGATCGGCCCGGCCTTCCAGGCCGGCACCGAGGCGCCGCGGGCCACACGCCGGCGCTACCGCGGTGACTCGCTGGTGCTGGAGTCGGAGTGGGACACCCCGCGCGGCACGGTCCGGGTGATCGATTTCATGCCGCCCCGCGAGGACCACGCGCCCCAGCTGATCCGGATCGTCGAGGGGGTCACCGGGCGCGTCCCGATGCGCTCCGCTCTGCGCATGCGTTTCAGCTACGGGCGGGTCGTGCCCTGGGTTCACAAGGTCGACGGGCGCACGGTGGCCGTCGCCGGTCCCGACTCGGTCTGGCTGGACACCGAGGCGCAGACGTACGGCAAGGACCTCACCACGTACTCCGACTTCACCGTCCGGCCGGGCGAGCGGATGGCCTTCAGCATCAGCTGGCAGCCCTCGCACAAGGGCGCCCCGGAGGCCCCTGACGCCGAGGCGGCGCTGGAGTCGACCGCCGAGTTCTGGCGCGACTGGGTCGACCAGTGCACGTACCACGGCCCGTACCGGGAGGCGGTGGTCCGCTCCCTGATCACCCTCAAGGCCCTCACCTACGGCCCGACCGGCGGCATCGTGGCCGCGCCGACCACCTCCCTGCCGGAGGAGATCGGCGGCGTCCGCAACTGGGACTACCGCTACACCTGGCTCCGCGACGCGGCGATCACCCTCTCCTCGCTGCTGCGCACCGGCTACCGCGAGGAGGCCCGCGCCTGGCGCGAGTGGCTGCTGCGCGCGGTCGCCGGGGACCCGGAGAACCTGCAGATCATGTACGGGATCGCGGGCGAGCGGGAGCTCGGCGAGACCGAGCTGGAGTGGCTGCCGGGCTACGAGAACTCGCGCCCGGTCCGCGTCGGCAACGGCGCCGCCGGCCAGCTCCAGCTCGACGTGTACGGCGAGGTCACCGAGGCCCTGCACCTGGGCCACATGACCGGCCTGGCGCGCAGCGACTACGCCTCGCTGCTCCAGCTGAAGCTGATCCGCTACCTGGAGACCCACTGGGACCAGCCGGACGAGGGCATCTGGGAGGTGCGCGGCCCGCGCCGCCACTTCGTGCACTCGAAGGTGATGGCCTGGGTGGCCGTGGACCGCACGATCAAGCTGATCGAGAGCGGGGACGCGGACGGCCCGCTGGAGCGGTGGCGCGAGCTGCGCGACGAGATCCACCAGGACGTGTGCGAGAAGGGCTACGACAAGGAACGCAACACCTTCACCCAGTCGTACGGGTCGCAGGAGCTGGACGCCTCGCTGCTGCTGATTCCGCAGATGGGCTTCCTGCCGCCGGACGACAAGCGGGTGATCGGGACGATCGAGGCGATCCAGCGCGAGCTGTCGACGCCGGACGGTTTCATCCTGCGCTACCCGACCGCGGGCGAGGAGGCGGGCGTGGACGGCCTGGAGGGCGACGAGGGGGCCTTCCTCGCGTGCTCGTTCTGGATGGCCGACGACCTGGCGATGATCGGCCGCGTCGACGAGGCCCGGCGCCTCTTCGAGAGGCTGCTGTCGCTCCGCAACGACCTGGGGCTGCTGGCGGAGGAGTGGGACCCGCGCCTCCAGCGGCAGGTCGGGAACTTCCCGCAGGCCTTCAGCCACGTTCCACTGATCGACACGGCGCTGCGCCTGACGGCGAGCGGGGCGTACGGCGGCTAG
- a CDS encoding CTP synthase, whose product MPPKSMTTKHIFVTGGVASSLGKGLTASSLGALLKARGLRVTMQKLDPYLNVDPGTMNPFQHGEVFVTNDGAETDLDIGHYERFLDVDLDGSANVTTGQVYNTVIAKERRGEYLGDTVQVIPHITNEIKHRIRRMATEDVDVVITEVGGTVGDIESLPFLETVRQVRHEVGRDNVFVVHISLLPYIGPSGELKTKPTQHSVAALRNIGIQPDAIVLRADRDVPTSIKRKISLMCDVDEAAVVAAIDAKSIYDIPKVLHTEGLDAYVVRKLDLPFRDVDWTVWEDLLDRVHNPDHEVKVALVGKYIDLPDAYLSVTEALRAGGFANKARVQIKWVTSDDCKTPAGAAEVLGDVDAICVPGGFGDRGVNGKVGAITYARENKVPLLGLCLGLQCVVIEAARNLAGIEDANSTEFDASTANPVISTMEEQLAFVEGAGDLGGTMRLGMYPAKLAEGSIVREVYGDQAYVDERHRHRYEVNNAYRGELEKKAGIVFSGTSPDNKLVEYVEYPREVHPYLVATQAHPELRSRPTRPHPLFAGLVKAAVERQQQAK is encoded by the coding sequence ATGCCGCCCAAATCCATGACGACCAAGCACATCTTCGTCACCGGGGGTGTCGCTTCGTCCCTCGGCAAGGGCCTGACGGCCTCCAGCCTGGGTGCGCTGCTGAAGGCGCGTGGCCTGCGGGTCACGATGCAGAAGCTCGACCCGTACCTGAACGTCGACCCGGGCACGATGAACCCGTTCCAGCACGGCGAGGTGTTCGTCACCAACGACGGCGCCGAGACCGACCTGGACATCGGCCACTACGAGCGTTTCCTCGACGTGGACCTCGACGGCTCGGCCAACGTCACCACCGGCCAGGTCTACAACACGGTCATCGCCAAGGAGCGGCGCGGCGAGTACCTCGGTGACACCGTGCAGGTCATCCCGCACATCACCAACGAGATCAAGCACCGGATCCGCCGCATGGCGACCGAGGACGTCGACGTCGTCATCACCGAGGTCGGCGGCACGGTCGGCGACATCGAGTCGCTGCCGTTCCTGGAGACCGTCCGTCAGGTCCGCCACGAGGTCGGCCGCGACAACGTCTTCGTCGTGCACATCTCGCTGCTGCCCTACATCGGCCCCTCGGGCGAGCTGAAGACCAAGCCGACCCAGCACTCGGTCGCGGCCCTGCGCAACATCGGCATCCAGCCCGACGCGATCGTGCTGCGCGCCGACCGTGACGTCCCCACCTCCATCAAGCGCAAGATCTCGCTGATGTGCGACGTGGACGAGGCGGCCGTGGTCGCGGCGATCGACGCCAAGTCGATCTACGACATCCCGAAGGTGCTGCACACCGAGGGCCTGGACGCGTACGTCGTGCGCAAGCTCGACCTGCCCTTCCGCGACGTGGACTGGACGGTGTGGGAGGACCTGCTGGACCGCGTCCACAACCCCGACCACGAGGTCAAGGTCGCGCTCGTCGGCAAGTACATCGACCTGCCCGACGCCTACCTGTCGGTGACCGAGGCGCTGCGCGCCGGCGGTTTCGCCAACAAGGCCCGCGTCCAGATCAAGTGGGTCACCTCCGACGACTGCAAGACCCCGGCGGGCGCCGCTGAGGTGCTCGGCGACGTGGACGCGATCTGCGTGCCCGGCGGCTTCGGCGACCGCGGTGTCAACGGCAAGGTCGGCGCGATCACCTACGCCCGCGAGAACAAGGTCCCGCTGCTCGGCCTGTGCCTGGGCCTGCAGTGCGTGGTCATCGAGGCCGCGCGGAACCTGGCGGGCATCGAGGACGCGAACTCCACCGAGTTCGACGCCTCCACCGCCAACCCGGTCATCTCGACGATGGAGGAGCAGCTGGCCTTCGTCGAGGGCGCGGGCGACCTGGGCGGCACCATGCGCCTGGGCATGTACCCGGCGAAGCTCGCCGAGGGCTCCATCGTGCGCGAGGTCTACGGCGACCAGGCGTACGTGGACGAGCGCCACCGCCACCGCTACGAGGTCAACAACGCCTACCGCGGCGAGCTGGAGAAGAAGGCGGGCATCGTCTTCTCCGGTACCTCCCCGGACAACAAGCTCGTCGAGTACGTCGAGTACCCGCGCGAGGTCCACCCCTACCTGGTGGCCACCCAGGCCCACCCGGAGCTGCGCTCGCGCCCGACCCGGCCGCACCCGCTGTTCGCGGGCCTGGTCAAGGCGGCCGTGGAGCGGCAGCAGCAGGCCAAGTAA
- a CDS encoding NUDIX hydrolase: protein MNIKDTSESWETLSTQRPFQGAKTAVDSDEVRMPDGSVARRDYQVHPGSVCVLALDEAGRVLVLSQYRHPVRRRLWELPAGLLDVPGENPLHGARRELAEEAHVKAEDWRVLADFYASPGGSDEAIRIFLAREVSEAEGERYAETSSEEADMEVTWVPLADLVRGVLAGELGNPGLVTGVLALSAALASEGGLDALRRADAPWPARPYEA, encoded by the coding sequence ATGAACATCAAGGACACGTCGGAGAGCTGGGAGACGCTGTCGACGCAGCGGCCGTTCCAGGGCGCGAAGACGGCGGTCGACTCCGACGAGGTCCGGATGCCCGACGGATCGGTCGCGCGCCGCGACTACCAGGTGCACCCCGGATCGGTCTGCGTGCTGGCCCTCGACGAGGCCGGGCGGGTCCTGGTGCTGAGCCAGTACCGGCACCCGGTGCGGCGGCGGCTGTGGGAACTGCCGGCCGGGCTGCTCGACGTACCGGGGGAGAACCCGCTGCACGGGGCGCGGCGCGAGCTGGCCGAGGAAGCCCACGTCAAGGCGGAGGACTGGCGGGTGCTCGCCGACTTCTACGCCTCCCCGGGCGGCTCCGACGAGGCCATCCGGATCTTCCTGGCGCGGGAGGTCTCCGAGGCGGAGGGCGAGCGCTATGCGGAGACCTCTTCCGAGGAGGCCGACATGGAGGTCACCTGGGTCCCCCTCGCGGACCTGGTCCGGGGCGTCCTGGCGGGCGAGCTGGGGAACCCGGGGCTGGTGACGGGCGTGCTGGCGCTTTCGGCGGCCCTTGCCTCCGAGGGCGGCCTCGACGCCCTCCGCCGGGCCGACGCCCCTTGGCCGGCCCGCCCGTACGAGGCGTAG
- a CDS encoding tetratricopeptide repeat protein translates to MTDFVGRRRELKELREDIARTGLDTLSGRKAKAPRARVLLVAGRPGSGRTALAEAFVREVAEEYPDGVLRTRLTAPGGETVATERAVRGLLEALGRRTPPGAGEDELSSALRTALDGKRVIILVDDAADPHQVDALLPDTPECLVVVTAEGPLTGIPDVRPCTLGGLDTPSAVRMLVHRIGDTRVTADPRAAEALAEECGGQPAALVLVGGWLAAHPKASVADVAKQLHDMPAATGGPLARCFRLVYENLPQPAQRTLRLLPLAPAGTIDSHTASALAGCSVAAAQSTLDDFAALGLVRHAHDGLFLLPGSLAPLLHALLEAKERPAEVQLARARMLERTVRLLHSCRAMADEDEDAVREVLDGLPRALRFPDRRAAATWLDTRLPALCAAASLAVADGELDTLARRLVAGLVRALAEHRGTAGAAPELYGLHRLVLDVAERRSLHREQAAALLNLADLDAETGRTQEALERYRAALVAGKAANDPYASGRAMESVGGAYQELADWHRASDWFGRALSQALARGERADEARLYGRLGNVHTYAGRYGDALRSWRAAAAGYRKLADVPGQAKALSEMARVQEYAGRPEESLHTCREAVELARRVGDQRLQAALQVRLADTLDRLGDPAAARLHRSAADRLLGDDPAACEIRSGSD, encoded by the coding sequence GTGACGGATTTCGTCGGGCGGCGGCGTGAGCTCAAGGAGCTGCGCGAGGACATCGCACGGACCGGGCTCGACACCCTCTCGGGCCGGAAGGCCAAGGCACCCCGGGCCCGGGTGCTGCTCGTCGCCGGGCGGCCGGGGTCCGGGCGTACCGCCCTCGCCGAGGCGTTCGTACGGGAGGTCGCCGAGGAGTACCCCGACGGGGTGCTCCGGACCCGGCTCACCGCCCCCGGCGGGGAGACCGTCGCCACCGAGCGGGCCGTACGGGGCCTGCTGGAGGCGCTGGGACGGCGTACTCCCCCCGGCGCCGGGGAGGACGAGCTCAGCTCCGCCCTGCGCACCGCGCTCGACGGCAAGCGCGTGATCATCCTGGTCGACGACGCCGCCGACCCGCACCAGGTGGACGCCCTGCTCCCGGACACCCCCGAGTGCCTCGTCGTCGTCACCGCCGAGGGGCCGCTCACCGGCATCCCCGACGTCCGGCCCTGCACCCTCGGAGGGCTCGACACCCCCTCCGCCGTGCGGATGCTCGTCCACCGCATCGGCGACACCCGCGTCACCGCAGACCCCCGAGCGGCCGAAGCCCTCGCCGAGGAGTGCGGGGGCCAGCCCGCCGCGCTCGTGCTCGTCGGCGGCTGGCTCGCCGCCCACCCCAAGGCCTCCGTCGCCGACGTGGCCAAGCAGCTCCACGACATGCCGGCCGCCACCGGCGGCCCGCTCGCCCGCTGCTTCCGGCTCGTCTACGAGAACCTGCCGCAGCCCGCCCAGCGGACCCTGAGGCTGCTGCCGCTCGCCCCCGCCGGGACCATCGACTCGCACACCGCCTCCGCCCTCGCCGGCTGCTCCGTGGCCGCGGCCCAGTCGACGCTGGACGACTTCGCCGCGCTGGGCCTCGTACGCCATGCCCACGACGGGCTGTTCCTGCTGCCCGGCTCCCTCGCGCCGCTGCTCCATGCCCTGCTGGAGGCCAAGGAGCGCCCGGCGGAGGTCCAGCTGGCCCGGGCCCGGATGCTGGAGCGGACCGTACGGCTGCTGCACTCCTGCCGGGCGATGGCGGATGAGGATGAGGACGCCGTGCGGGAGGTGCTGGACGGGCTGCCGCGCGCCCTGCGCTTCCCCGACCGGCGGGCCGCCGCCACCTGGCTGGACACCCGGCTGCCCGCGCTGTGCGCCGCCGCCTCCCTGGCGGTGGCCGACGGGGAGCTGGACACGCTGGCCCGCCGGCTGGTCGCGGGCCTCGTACGGGCCCTCGCGGAGCACCGCGGCACCGCCGGGGCCGCCCCCGAGCTGTACGGGCTGCACCGTCTCGTCCTGGACGTGGCCGAGCGCCGCAGCCTGCACCGGGAGCAGGCCGCCGCGCTGCTGAACCTGGCCGATCTGGACGCCGAGACCGGCCGCACCCAGGAAGCGCTGGAGCGCTACCGGGCGGCTCTGGTCGCGGGAAAGGCCGCGAACGACCCGTACGCGAGCGGCCGCGCGATGGAATCCGTAGGCGGTGCCTATCAGGAGCTCGCGGACTGGCACCGGGCCTCCGACTGGTTCGGCCGGGCCCTGTCCCAGGCCCTCGCTCGGGGCGAGCGCGCGGACGAGGCCCGGCTGTACGGGCGCCTCGGGAACGTGCACACGTACGCGGGGCGGTACGGGGACGCGCTGCGCAGCTGGCGGGCCGCCGCCGCCGGGTACCGGAAGCTGGCGGATGTGCCGGGCCAGGCAAAGGCGTTGAGCGAGATGGCGCGGGTCCAGGAGTACGCCGGCCGGCCGGAGGAATCGCTGCACACCTGCCGCGAGGCGGTGGAGCTGGCGCGCCGGGTCGGGGACCAGCGGCTCCAGGCCGCGCTGCAGGTCCGCCTGGCCGACACGCTGGACCGACTGGGCGACCCCGCAGCCGCACGGCTGCACCGGTCCGCAGCGGACAGATTGCTGGGAGACGACCCCGCAGCCTGCGAAATCCGCAGTGGATCCGACTAA